A DNA window from Bos indicus x Bos taurus breed Angus x Brahman F1 hybrid chromosome 16, Bos_hybrid_MaternalHap_v2.0, whole genome shotgun sequence contains the following coding sequences:
- the CHML gene encoding rab proteins geranylgeranyltransferase component A 2: MANSLPTEFDVIVMGTGLPESILAAACSRSGQRVLHLDSRSYYGGNWASFSFPGLLSWLKEHQQNSDTGEESPAAWQDMIHETEEAIPLCKKDETIQHAEVFCYASQGMDGNIEELGALQKNPSCVASSTLIKPLDSACLSEETHSSHITSYEVPTQDTPKNNEEITDTAETSVKEEYCGYDTYKHTVSDGTKDEIKPVLEDNSVPPKRKRIAYSQIVKEGRRFNIDLSSKLLYSQGLLIDLLIKSNVSRYAEFKNVTRILAFREGKVEQVPCSRADVFNSKELTMVEKRMLMKFLTFCLDYEQHPEEYQAFTQCSFSEYLKTKNLTPSLQHFILHSIAMMSESSCTTVDGLKATKTFLQCLGRFGNTPFLFPLYGQGEIPQCFCRMCAVFGGIYCLRHKVQCLVVDRESGRCKAIIDHLGQRINAKYFIVEDSYLSEETCSSVQYKQISRAVLITDQSVLKTDSDQQISILIVPPVEPGAYAVRIIELCSSTMTCMKDTYLVHLTCSSSKTAREDLESVVKKLFTPYSETEVDNEELPKPGLLWALYFNMRDSSGVSRSSYNGLPPNVYVCTGPDSGLGSEHAVKQAETLFHEIFPSEEFCPPPPNPEDIFFDGDEKPSEPLGTNNIVMAKLESSEGSKNLESSGKHLQN, encoded by the coding sequence ATGGCCAACAGTCTCCCAACAGAATTTGATGTGATAGTGATGGGGACAGGTCTGCCTGAATCCATCCTTGCCGCTGCATGTTCCAGAAGTGGTCAAAGGGTTCTGCATCTCGATTCAAGAAGTTACTATGGGGGAAACTGGGCTAGTTTCAGCTTTCCAGGATTGCTATCCTGGTTGAAGGAACATCAGCAAAACAGTGACACTGGGGAGGAAAGCCCTGCTGCATGGCAAGACATGATCCATGAAACAGAAGAAGCCATCCCTCTTTGCAAGAAGGATGAAACCATTCAACACGCCGAAGTTTTTTGTTATGCCAGTCAGGGCATGGATGGCAATATTGAAGAGCTTGGTGCCCTGCAGAAAAATCCTTCTTGTGTAGCATCTAGTACCCTCATAAAACCTCTGGATTCTGCATGCTTGTCTGAGGAAACACACTCATCACACATTACTAGCTATGAAGTGCCTACACAAGACACTCcaaaaaacaatgaagaaataacTGATACGGCAGAAACTTCTGTGAAAGAAGAATATTGTGGGTATGATACTTATAAACACACAGTTTCAGATGGCACTAAAGATGAAATCAAACCTGTACTGGAAGACAACAGTGTGCcaccaaagagaaaaaggattGCTTACTCTCAAATAGTTAAAGAAGGCAGGAGGTTTAATATTGATCTGTCATCGAAGCTGCTTTATTCTCAAGGACTGTTAATCGATCTGTTAATCAAATCAAATGTTAGTCGTTATGCTGAATTTAAAAATGTCACTAGAATTCTTGCATTTCGAGAAGGAAAAGTAGAGCAGGTGCCTTGTTCCAGAGCAGATGTCTTTAATAGCAAAGAGCTCACTATGGTTGAAAAGAGGATGCTAATGAAATTTCTTACATTTTGTTTAGATTATGAACAACATCCTGAGGAATACCAAGCTTTCACACAATGCTCATTTTCAGAGTACTTGAAAACCAAAAACTTAACCCCCAGCCTCCAGCATTTTATACTTCACTCGATTGCCATGATGTCAGAATCCTCTTGCACTACAGTAGATGGCCTTAAAGCAACAAAAACCTTTCTTCAGTGTCTTGGACGGTTTGGCAACACtccctttttatttcccttatatGGCCAAGGTGAAATTCCCCAGTGTTTCTGCAGGATGTGTGCAGTTTTCGGTGGGATATATTGTCTTCGCCATAAAGTACAATGCCTTGTAGTTGACAGAGAATCTGGAagatgtaaagcaattatagatCACCTTGGTCAAAGGATAAATGCTAAATATTTCATTGTGGAAGATAGTTACCTGTCTGAGGAAACATGTTCAAGTGTGCAGTACAAGCAGATATCCAGGGCAGTGCTCATTACAGATCAGTCTGTCCTAAAGACAGATTCAGATCAGCAGATTTCCATTTTGATAGTACCTCCGGTGGAACCAGGAGCATATGCTGTCCGAATCATTGAATTGTGTTCTTCAACCATGACATGCATGAAAGACACCTACCTGGTACATCTGACCTGTTCATCTTCcaaaacagcaagagaagacTTAGAATCAGTGGTGAAGAAATTATTCACCCCATATTCTGAGACAGAAGTAGACAATGAAGAACTTCCAAAGCCAGGACTCTTGTGGGCTCTTTATTTTAACATGAGAGATTCCTCAGGAGTCAGCCGTAGCTCATACAATGGCTTGCCTCCCAACGTTTATGTCTGCACTGGGCCTGACTCTGGACTCGGAAGTGAGCATGCCGTCAAGCAAGCTGAAACACTCTTCCACGAGATCTTTCCAAGTGAAGAATtctgccccccacctccaaatCCGGAAGACATTTTCTTTGACGGTGATGAAAAGCCATCAGAGCCTCTTGGAACCAATAATATAGTAATGGCCAAACTAGAATCCTCTGAGGGAAGCAAAAACCTAGAAAGTTCAGGGAAGCAccttcaaaattag